TCTCTCCAGCAGCCCTTCACACTTCTGCCAAGCCCCAGCGAGGTGTGAAAGCATCAAACGGCTGGTGTTTGACACCTCCAGCAATGCCCCAAGCAACATGCGTGTGGGTGGGCCTTGCCAGGCTAAAAAAAAGCGAGAGCAGATAAGTtagaggaaggaagaagcagaaagcCACCTCCTTAGCAGGGACATTGGTTACttgtgggtgcaggcaggcagcaaagcctgcattcagagaagcagagatcatagaatcgtttaggttggaaaagacctttaagatcatccagtccaaccattaacctacactaccaagtccacactaaaccaatcaagggtagactagactaaaccatgtcccaaagtgccacatctacccattttttgaacacttccagggatggtgactccaccacctctctgggcagcctcttccaatgcttgatgcTATCAGTGCAGAAagaggatgggaaaaaaaaaaatcacagcatccCAACAGGGTGTTCAAACAGTTACAGTGGTATCTCTGGAGGGGAGATAGTTAAAACCAGGGTAAGGGATGACACTGATACAGCACCACAGGCTGGGAGCCTGCAGGCTGGACAGGGGTGTCATAGGTTAGCTTCTACTCCCTCTGGGCCATCAGTGCTGTTTCAAAAGCTTGGAAGTCACAACTCACGTTGAGCCTGTCAAAGAGGTCATCTGCTGGGTCCTTGTTCTTCATGAACAGCTCCAGGTTCTTGAACacctgaagaggaggaaaggatggCCCTGGTCAGGGACAAGGAGCAAATTTTTCCCAGACATCTCGCTCATCTCCATCTGCCTCCTCATCCCAATGGACTTGGATTCAGACTCATGTAATACACATCCTAACCACACCATCAACCTTCTCAGCTTCAAGGACTGCCACTGGGACCTCAAAGCCATTGGTGCCACAGGCTGCTTTCCCCACCCATCTCTGCTATCCCCGACACTCCAGTTTCCCCACAAACACCATTAAGATCTTCTACTGTatgagcaaagcaaaaaataaaatatcaatgAGGACAGTTCAAGTCCTAATGCCCACCAGTCAACCGAGGATGCTCTAGCAGGAGGCAGGATTTCTCTTTCATGGTTCATGGGCTAGAACAACCTTGAAAGCCCTATCCCAAAGTTTCTCACCCTTCTCCAGACCAGGGTCAGCATTTGTGTCCCCTCATCACCCAGCACTGTTGCATCTCACCCACATGCTGCCACCATGGTGTTAAAGCATAGGAGACATCTTTGCAATAGATTTCAGATGCAGATTTGGGACTGATGACCACTGAGTGAACCCAGCTAACCCTGCACCAAATTGCCATGCTAGCTGCTGCCTCCATTTCTGCCCCACTCACCAGCTTCTCCACTGACACTTTGTTGTAGTAACGGATCGAGTCTTTCCCAAGGAAGTCAAACTCCACCACGTGCTCCTGCCCATCCAGCTTGGGGTGCAGCTTGATGTGCTCCACAcgcagggagcagcagccaaCTGTGTCCGCagtctccccttcctccttctcattGCCAGCTCGCAGGGCCAGCTGGAAGGAGATGACAAGTCATCCATCCCAGCCCACCACAATTCCCCTTTCCAAGGTTAATGTGGACATGGACACCAggggcaggaaaagaaagctccCTCAGGACAGTGCCTCACTAAATGGGTGCTGAGACTCCAGTAGAAACCAAGAACTGACTGGCTCCAGCAGAAGATTATTTCACTGCTCTAATAAACCCTAAAATATCCCCCCCAGAATAGTTATCCAGCTCTCCAGTGAGGTCTTTGCCatcacacagagacacacatgCTGGTAGAGTCCAGGAAGGACAGTCCAGCTCCTGCACTGCCACACAACTGCGTCTTCACACAAGCATCAGCAGACAGTAGGAGTCACCATCCTCCATGATCATTGCCAGATGCCTCACATGAGGAGCAGCCCTGGCTAGTACAACCAGGAgacacccaaaaaacccctacaGGGTGGGGTGGATCAGGTAAGCTAAATCTCAGCCTCAACAGGGATGGGGGACCTGGGGGCCAGGGTGAGTTCGCAGGTACCTTATCAATGAAGTAGAGGGCCACTGCTCTTTGCCGCTTCTTCATCTCCTTGGACTTCCAGTCGGCTCGGTACTGAGCACGGATTTTGTGGACAACATCCTTTAAGCGCCGGGCTACTTCGTATTTCTGCCAGTCTTTCTCCCCCTGGAAAGAGAGGCCAAGACCCAGTGCCCCACCTTCTTTCCACCCCTACCAGTCAGACCCTATTCTGGGAACTCCTCCAGCAACTAAATACTGCTCCAACCCCattgttttcttaagaaaaatctaTGGAGTGGAAAAAACGGAGCAAAAACATCTCATCTAGGGTTTCTGTGCCctctgctggctgtgctggacCTGGGATCCCAGCCAAGTCTGAGCTGCTCGTAGTCTGGAGGCATCCTCCACCAGCTAGCAGCCCGCACACAGCAAGTGAGGAGTTAAGTGGCCAAGCACTGCATGgccatggctgctgctgcttggatGCCACCAATATGGACTGAGACGATGCACTTGCTCAGTTGTGCCCAGCTTGCATGCAGTTTACTTATTTGCTTTGAGGGTTGGAAATAGCTTTAAATcgcctttccctccccacagTGTTCACTCCCTCCCACGGCACTACAGGTGGTGATTCtacctccccctgccctccatTTACTGGCATAAGTGAATTGAACCCCATAGACTCTGGTCCCTGTGGAccctctctgcccctgcctggctTTCAGTAGCCTTCCCTGGGCACACatgagcagcacagcacagggatGGCTCTGCCAGTAGCAACCCATCCCCTGGAATAGGCTTGATGCTTATCATCTCTGTCCTTTTCCCCTCACCACCCAACAGCATACCAATTAATTTAGTTTACTCCCTTTTTTTGCAGGGGGGCAGAGGAAAGTACATTTTTGTTGACATGCCACATCTCTGCTTTCCCCGATCTTTTCACTTGGCAAAAAGCCACTGGCCCAACAAGCAACATCTCTGCCTGAACAGCAGCATCACTCCAACCTTCAGCTTGGAGCTGGGGTTCAGCATGATGTACTTCAAAGTGTTCTGGATGTTTTCCGTCCACGAAGCGAGCCAGGTAACCGTGTTGTCACAGCGCACCTCCTTCCACTTGTGCCCTTCTGGTGGCTCAGGGATCTTGGAGTCCCTGCGGGCAGAGCAGGGTTACAGCCCTCAGACCATGAAGGAGAAGAAACGGGAACAGGTTGTCAGCTCAACTGCTTCTTCACAGCGAGCCAAGGACAGTCAATGCATTGCAGCATTACTTACAGAAGACATACAGCCCGCCCAAAATTGCTCCACAACATGAGCAGGTCTTTATCCTTTGAATGCTGGGGACAATGGGAGAACTTGCTGGGCTGGTGGGGAGTGTTTTGAATCAAGGCCGCAAGGTCTTCATATGGGTGGTTTAAGACCAAGCCAACTCACATAACTTAGAAGGCAAACACTCTTAACCCatcactgcttttcttccctgcagtgAGGATCCTGATGCTTCCAGCCAGCATAGGGGACCCATAAAATGAGGAGGAATGGCTTGTCTGGAAGAGGAGCGCAAGAGAAGGAGTTGTCCCTTCTTCAGAGAGGCCATAGGAGCACTGCAGCGTTTGCAGTTGATGGCAGGTGAACAGTGCAGGCACCAGCGAGAGATGGTAGCTGCTGAACAGCTTTCCTGGCCACTGTATATCCACAGAGAAACCAAAAGTCAGACCTAACTGCAAAGCAGTTATTTGGACGTGACCAGGAAGGCGACAGAAGGAATCCAGTGAGTTCAAGCCTGAGAGTGTACAAGGCAGTGATTGTAGGCGATAATAAAATCCCAAAGCAACTTGTGGCAGAGGAGACATGCTGTTTACCCCGGTCCGAAAAGCAGCTCAGCTTTTGGGAGCTCAGCTCTTCCCATGGCAACTCACTTGCTGCAGTTGATGACAACATCTTCTGGCATGATCCTCTTCTTCAGCATGCCCATTTTGGGGTGGTCACCACGTCCACGGAACAGCCCCGGCGGCTCAGTTTTGAAGTTGCCTATCTTCTCCCGGTGCCCATCCAGGATGCAGTACCCATACTCCTCCTGAATCTTATCTGCCTCCTCCTTCAGTTTCTGAAACGAGCACCATCCCATCATCACCCCACAGGATGAAACCAAAGCCCCATGACTCGTGCCTGCCTATCACTGGAGAAAGCAAGGCTGGAAaggcagagctcaaagggctaGAGGAAGAGGTGAGCACAGGTCCAAGTCCACTCCCAAAAAATGGCTCATCTCCACCCACTCTGAAAACCCTCACAGTGGTGCTGTCCCAGCATGATATGCTGGTGGAACAAGCCGGTGTGCCACCAGACCCTTAGCAAGGTCCACCAGCCTCTGGACAGGACAGGACCCCAAACCATGGTCCGAGGATGACTGGTATCCTGCAAAGCCATGAAACATGCAGCATCTGCAGATAAACTTAATGAGGAGGGGTGTGATGGTCATGGAGACAGAGCTGGTCCAAAGGCCAAAGAGGTCCCAGGTCAGGGCATAACACCAGGAAAGGAGGCAAGCAGGAGCAGAAATACCCCAAGCCGGTCCCAAAACGTATCAGCCAGCCCCAGATGTCACAGAGAAGAGTCCTCACCTGCTTCTCCTCCTTGGAGAGTGCTTTCCGTGCCTCACTTTTATCCACAAAATACTTGTGGATCTCCCTGAAGTCACACTTGTCCAGGTCCTTGATTATCTTCTGCTCCTTTGAGGTCATCTCCTGAGCAAGTTATGAGAGGGGCTGGGTAAAGCCAGGAGGCAAAACCAACTCTgtacagagctgctgcctgtgcctctctttcacagaaaaggaaacagagacCCACATGCCAgtccttcagaaaaatcaaaaaggaaGCAGCCACCTCAGCTATCATAGCCACATCCACCCAAGGGCAGAACTCAGAGACTTGAAAcacagccagctctggggtGCAGCAACCTCCAAcctctgctgcagaaacaagAGGTCCCCAAGCATGGCTGCAAGCAGCTTGCAGGGACTGCAGAAGCAGCACCGAAGGTATTTGGGAGCACATAAACTTGCCCTACTAGGGGGTCTTGCTTTTGTTTAGGGACTGAGCCGTGGTGCTGTGGGGCCACGAGGTTAATCCTTCAGAGGGACACATGCCCCAAACCATTTGTGAAGGTGCTTGCAAGACCCAGCACCTGCTTTCTTAGGTAGCACCACTAAAACTCAGAGGGAGCACAAGTGCCAACATGAAGCCCTCAGGGATGCTGCAGACAGCAagccccaccccaaacccacaagaagcaaggaaagaaatcaTATCATTTAGAATCTCATAAATATATGATTATAAATAAAGAGctaagctacaaaaaaaaaaaccctaatccCCTCCATCCCACACCACAGCCTAGGGTCTGCCTGGGGATGACAGGTTAAATGCCGAGTGTTTAATGCGGAGGACAGGCAGCAAGGAAGCCCTCACAGGGAAGGTACCTTCCTCCAGTCGTTGAAGAAGTTGTTCTGGAAGATCTCCTTGGTTGTGTATTCATGATCAAGCATTCTGGCATAGAAGGTGGCAATTTCCTCCGTGGCCAGGCTCAGCTTCAGGGGTTTGCCTAGGAAGGGAGAGGACCTTTAGCGTCAGCTATGGGGACAGCCCAACCCCGTAGCCCTAGGCAGTTGTCTGGCAAGTCCCCATGATGAACATGGTGCCAAAACAGGGACAAAGGGTGAGAACAGACACTGGCAAGACTtcagcacccccctgcaccaGGCACAGCCTCATCCACAGATCAATACCCAGAGCACTTGGCACAGTAGGATGCTGCCGCAGCCCATCTGTAATCACacgcttcattttcttttccaggagaGTGGAAATCCTGATTTACGTTAAGGTCACTGACCCACAGGGCTTTCAGCAGACACCATGCCATGGTGAGTCCCAAACTTCTGGCTCCACAGGACAACACAGAAAGGTTTGTTTTCTAACCGTGA
This sequence is a window from Pelecanus crispus isolate bPelCri1 chromosome 2, bPelCri1.pri, whole genome shotgun sequence. Protein-coding genes within it:
- the TOP1MT gene encoding DNA topoisomerase I, mitochondrial, whose protein sequence is MLDHEYTTKEIFQNNFFNDWRKEMTSKEQKIIKDLDKCDFREIHKYFVDKSEARKALSKEEKQKLKEEADKIQEEYGYCILDGHREKIGNFKTEPPGLFRGRGDHPKMGMLKKRIMPEDVVINCSKDSKIPEPPEGHKWKEVRCDNTVTWLASWTENIQNTLKYIMLNPSSKLKGEKDWQKYEVARRLKDVVHKIRAQYRADWKSKEMKKRQRAVALYFIDKLALRAGNEKEEGETADTVGCCSLRVEHIKLHPKLDGQEHVVEFDFLGKDSIRYYNKVSVEKLVFKNLELFMKNKDPADDLFDRLNTSILNRHLQSLMDGLSAKVFRTYNASITLQEQLKALTNSEDNVAGKLLSYNRANRAVAILCNHQRSTPKTFEKSMQNLQTKIDAKKQQVEEAQQELKKAEEEFEDTKDAKAEANVEKKKKLLKRLEEQLAKLNVQATDKEENKQIALGTSKLNYLDPRISIAWCKKFGVPIEKIYNKTQREKFAWAIDMADEDFEF